Sequence from the Equus quagga isolate Etosha38 chromosome 15, UCLA_HA_Equagga_1.0, whole genome shotgun sequence genome:
TTTTAAAACCCACTCATTCCATTCTCCCCGAAAGTGAAGGGAAAGGTTGGAAGCCGCGAGTTTGGGGCCCCTAAGGGACGGGGATGGGGGACGGCCGCGGCCAGCAGTGAGCCGGCAAGCCGACGAGGGCCGCGGCCCCCGCGCAGAGCGCGCCGCCTCCGCCCATATGGCGGCCGGGCCGGAGGTAATTGGAACAAACGCCGTCTGAAAAGGGCACAAAAGCCGCAGCTGGGGCTTTGTCCGCGCTCCCACGGGGGCCGCCGGCCCCGCCGCCCGGCCCCTTTCTCGCCCGCTGCCGGCCCCGCCGCCGGGATCTCCCAGCGCGGATTAGGCGGGGCTGCCTCGCTGGGACTGGGGGGGTCCTGCCCTCCCCCATTTCACTGACAGAGGGGCCCGCGTGTGCAGACCCCCACCTCACCCCGCAGACGCGCGGGGAGAGGGTCGGCGGGATTGGGGGGCTCACTGTCCTCGGGAAACCTTGCTTAATTGCCCAGGCGGGGAGAAATTCCGGACCGGTCCGCCCCACCGCCTCCCTGCGCCAGGCCGAGATTCTGTGcggaaggaggcagagatgggtgAAGAGAGTCGCTGAGCCGGGACCCCAAGACGTGGCCACCACCTGGGCTGTCCCGAGTGTCTGTAGCCCGCCAACCAGGGCCCTACCACCGCAGAGCCTCTCTCCAAAAAGCACAGCGGCGCATTTTGTCCACAATTTCTGCGGGCCCCCGCCGGACCTGAAGATCCAACCTCCCAGGCCTGCGGATGTACGGAAGAAGCCCGTAGCTCTCTCCCCGGATTTGCCTGGGCGCCCGGCGCCTCGCCCTCGCCCTCGGCGTTGCCGCCAAACCCACTTTTCTAAGAAAAGTGTCCTCTCCTCTAACTGGGCAACGagtcccccccaccccaggccaggaCACTGAGCAACTCACAGCAAAGATTCCCCTCAGGCATGGGCACTCCTGGGGGCTCCCTAAATTCAGAGGCTCAGCAACAGAAGCGGGAGGTGCCTTTCCTGTGCCTGCACGGGTCTGGGAAGTGCAGGATGGGGAGCGAGGGCTTCAGTGCCCCAGAGCACAGAGGACCTCAAAAACCGCGGTGGGGAGCTGGGATGGTAGCGGCGGAGTTGGAATCAGTTGGCAAGCAAGTGTGCGAAGGCAACGGAGGGgcagtggagaaggaaaggaggagaagagagggagaggaagaagcgAAGGGGTGACCAAGAGGAGGGTTCACTCAGGCCTGAACCTGGTACCCAAGGGCGGAATTGTTTTTTGCAAACTCGTGCTCCCTGCCCCCTACAGCATCAAAGACCGCGAGTAGGTAACTGGGTTAGCCCAATCCTTGAGCCCCAGCTCGCAGGAATCCTGGCGCGCTTGGAGCTGGGAAGTCGGTGGAAGTCCTGCGCAGAGTAGCTGCCGGGTGCCAGCCGCTGTGCACACAGTTGCTGTGGAACAGGAGTTGCTGACTCGGAAGCTAGTGAGCAGGCAGCCCGGGGTGAATCCTGACCCCTCCATCCCTATGCGGCCCTCCAGGGCCAGTGTTCCCACTGGTGCAAGTGCACTAGGCCGCCGGCGAGGGCAGCAGGAAGGCTGTGTGTCCGGCTGGGGCAAGGGGCATGCGGATTTGTGAATGACCGCCTTGGTGTGATGCTTGGGACTGTGTGAGGCTGTGGATCTCTCCGGGTGTGTTGGTCAGTGAGTGTATGTGGGCAGTGGAGTATACCTGTGTGTGGTTGCGTGACCATGTGTctagatttgtgtgtgtgaagtCTCTGAACTCGAGCGTGCAGGAGTGCACCTACGTGTCCTGCGTGGATGAGTGTGTTTATCTGTGTGTATCACTGtatgggtgagtgaactcacgTGTCTGCTTTTGTGTCCAAGAGGTATTTATgggtgagtgtgtatgtgtgtctgttaAGGTGCGTCCCTGGTTGTGTAACTCCTGCGTGAGTAGAAACGGAGGTGGAGGTTCCTTGGGCGACCCAGAGCGTCCGGAATCAGCCCTGCGCCCTCAGCTCCCAGAACGGGGCGGGCGTAGGTGTCGGGCAGCGCGTCCCGCGGGGGGCCCTTACCTCCGTAGTAGGTATACGGAGTGGACCCCAACATCTCAGACTCGTCCAAGCGGCCTCCCAGCGGACGCATGCGCCGCGGACTCCGGAAGAAGGCGTGTCTCCGGGCGCCCAGCGCGCTCAGCTGCTTCATCCGGCGTTCTTTGGACCGTCGGTTCTGGAACCACACCTGGGACAGAGGAGGGGGCTGTGAGCTCGGTTCGGGGgtgccctcccttcctctccccgccCGGGCAGCCCCCGCTGGGTCCTAGCGCCTCCTCTGCGCCAAGGCTGCCCAGAGGCGGAGGCCGGGCCGGATTAGGCCGGAGGGGTGGAGAGGGGCCTCGGCGAACCAGCCAAGGATGAAGGATTTCGCGGACCCGTGGGGCGACTCATAAAGACTTGGGCTTCCTGGTCCTCGGCCCGCCCGCGGTCTGACGGCTTTATAAAGGCTTTCCTCCAGGCATGGCTCTCTTCTCGACCCCTCGGCTCCCCAGCCGGGCTCTGACCGTTTGTCTGTCTGCCCGCGCATGGGcgcaggggggcggggggggggggggggagaatgTGAAGACCCTCGCCTCTTTCTCTGCTCGGAAGCTGAAAAGAAGGGAGGGATCCGGTACCCCAGCGAGACTTAAAACTGTCCTTGAACGGGGCGGGGGAGGAATTCAGAGAGGCGAAGTGACCGGCCCAAGATCACACGTCCAGAAGGACGGCAGGGCAAAGCGGAATTTTTTGGCTAGGAGTTTGACCAGCTGACCCTGACCTCGGGAGCACCGTCTGCCCCTCGGCGGACCCGAACTCTGCGCCCTTTTAGCCATCGAGGCTGGGTGGGAGGCTCCCGCACGCAGCGGGGCTGCAGAGGGCTGACCCGGGCCGGGCCGCACCTGGATGACCCGCATGTTCAGGCCAGTCTCCTGTGCCAGCTGCTCGCGGATGTGGCGCGTGGGCTTGGGCGTGGCGGCGAAGGCGGCCTTGAGCGTCTCCAGCTGCTTAGCTTTGATCGTGGTGCGCGGGCCGCGCCGCTTCGTGCCTGAGTTCTGCTCCTCGTTCTCGTTGTTGGCCGTCTCCTTGTCCGACGACGTCGAGTTATCCGTCTCCTTGGGGTCGTCCTGGAGTGGGTCCTGCAGGTCCGGGGACAAACTGCGGTCCGTACAGGATGACACTGCGGGGGGACGGAGCGGGAAGGGAAACAGCAGCGTCAGCGGCGGCCCGCGGCCTCTTCAATCGGGTAGTCGGCTCCTGCAGGCCCAGGCCACCAGCAACCGCGCCGGGGTCCCTCCCAAACCCCGCGACAGCCCCTCCCTCAGGGGGCCGGCGCCCGCCCACTCCCTGCAGGCGGGGCTGGGCCTCTGGAGGGACCCTTCTCAAGCCCTCTCAGCACTTTCCGCTATTGCCTGGGTAAGGGGGAGGCACGCCCTCTGGAGAGACTGGCCTTCTTGAAGAGGGCACGGGAGGAGGGTACAGATGCCCAGCGGGCCTCAgatcttcctctcccttctctccttcctccagatCCTAATTAAGGTCCTCCCAGTGCAGCTAGAAATTACCAGGAGCTGAAAAGAGGCAGAAAGGGGAATTTCGTGGTTCCAAATTGGGGAAGGGCAGCAAGTTGGAAAAAGCTCCTGTACTGGAGGACTGGGGGGAAAGAGCTGGCTTTCCGGTGTCCTGGAGGACGGGGTCCAAATGCTgactctcctccccagcccctccactgGCCTTGAGAGTTGCCTGGCAGGTGAGCAGGTGTGGAGAGCTCTGAGCCGGGACAGAATGTACACAGGGGGCAAAGTAGAGAGTGCCAGGCTGGGCGTGGCAGGTGGCCTCCTACCTGAGTTGAGGCTACCCTCCTTGAGGCTGGAGGAGCTCAGGTAGTCGTCCTTGCACACGAACTTGTTCTCGTCGATGACATAGAGCTCCTCGCCCGTGGACAGCTGCTTGTTGCACACCATGCAGGTGAAGCAGTTGAGATGGAAGACTTTGCTGCGGGCCTTGCGCACCAGGTCGCTGGGCGAGATGCCCTGCGCGCAGCCTGCACACTTGGTGCCAAAACGCCTGCAGACACAACACGCCCTGTCATCTCTTGTCACCTCGGAGCAGCCCGATGTCCCACCCTCTCGAGCCCCTGACCTCTCCCCACCCGCCTTAGCTTCTGAGAAGCCTCCATTGCCACATCTGTCTGATGAGACCCTCCTCCTGTGCTCTTGGTCTAGAGTGCAGGAGGTGAGACCAATGTCCTGGGCTGTTCTTGGGGCTGGGCCTGTCTTGTCCACTCAGGTTTGTTCAGTCTCCTGGGCTTCCAGCCATGGGCTCAGCCGTCAGCCAAGCAGAAGGCCCAGAGCACCCCAAGATGTTCCCCCTACGTCCTTGCCAGGTCCGCCTGGGCCGCTCGAGGCAAACTCGGCTCTCGAGGTCACGGAGCATTTTAAGCCAGGCAGGCCAGATCTGGACCACTTCTTGGCTTGGCCCCCTGGCTCGTTTCCAGTGTGCTGGGGCCCAGGTAGGGGGGCACTTGGCCTGGCTGGCGGTTCCTAGCAAGGGGGTGGGGAGCCCCTCTCCTGAGGTGGAcctgagcaggaaggagggaaccGTTGCTGATTCCCAGCGCCATCAGCACTGGAGGCTTTCTAGTCTGCACTCCAGGACCCGCTGGAGCCGGCCAGGAGCCTCTGGACAGCAGGACCTCAGAACGCTGGGCTCTGGAAAGCTGAGACTGAGTCTCTAGCCCCCAAAATCTCTGGCCCTGGCAGGCAGTGGGAGAGTGTGACCAGAAGGCAATCCTAAACCTGCATGGCCAGAACACGGGGTCTCTCAAATCCCCTTTTCCCAAGTTCCTGGTctaaatccttttctttcttccttgagcAGTGGGAGAAGGCGGCCTCCCCCAAAATGGGTGCTGCAGACCTGGGAGGGGTGAAGTGTAGTTGGGGGGGAGGGTGAGGGCCTGGGACTTTGGGGCCCCATATCTACTCACACCCATGTCTCTAAACAGGGCGAATTTGGGTGACGTTGATGCAGTAAGGGCATTAGAAGCCATAAGTCACTTCTGGCCTTATCCGGTGGCGTAATTGGCCATATGCACCTTATCAAAAATCATTAGGTGCTTTGCAAGCACTGCCACATTAGGGGCCTCAGGCCTCGGGGGGCTGGGCGTTTACACGTGTAAAGGCGAGGctgacattttctccttttcacatcCCCTAGTGCAGAGCTGCTGGGCCCGGAGCTGCCTTTCTCCGAGGCGTTAATCACGCCCTCCTTCCCTCGGCGCCCCTGGAATTTGCGCTCACAAAGCCGGCTCTGGGCGCTTGGCGGAAGCTGGCAGGGCTGAGCTGCCGAAAACCCCACAGCCTTCTAGGCCTCCTTTGGCATTTCCCAgcgggggaaactgaggcccaaagaagtgATCTGCCCTGGCCCGCCTGAAGGCCCCCGTAGGCAGCAAGAGGAGGTGACACAGCCCAGGCTAGACCCTGAGGTCCTGATTCTCAGCTTTGAATTCGTTTGTACTTTTCAacctgggagaaaatgtttaagGAGTTTCGGGTGAGGAGAAGGGTTCCTCCCCCATCACCAGAGGAGAGCTTCCTGGCTCAGCCCCCTCCGGAGCTGGAAAGTTTCCGTTTGTCCAGGAGGGCTCTGAGCTGGCCTGCCTGGAGGGCAGCCTCTGGGCTCGCCCACTCTGCCTGGTGGGAGAACCCTCCAGCCGCCCCTAACTTCGGCAAAAACCCTTCCTCTCTCGGAGGAAGCTTGAAGCTTCCGCTCTCAGGTCGCAGCCTCCAGGAAGGGGCAGAGACAGGTGGGGAGCAAGTTTGTCAGGAATTCCTCCCCTGCCAGCGCTCCAAGCTGGCCTGGAGGAGCGAACAAGACGTAGCCAGAGGTAGCGAAGCAGCGTCCTTGCTCCGCCCGCGCTCAGGCCCTTTCCTGGAGAGCAGTGGGCTGCCGCGCTCCCTAGTTAAGCTTCTGAGCCCCGGAGGCTGGGATGCGTTTCGCGGTCTCCCCTTCCCCGGAGCCCCAGCGGAGCGCGCGCAGGCGGGCGCGCAGGCAGAAGCGCGGCGCGGCCTCTTACCTGAAGAAGTCATTTTTGCAGTAGAGCTTGCCCTCGCGTGAGAAGCACTTCTCAGAGAGGTTGGCCTTGCACTCGCAGCACTGAACGCATTTGATGTGCCACGCGCGGTCCAGCACGTTCAGCAGAAAGCGGTCGAGGATGGGCCGCTCGCAACCGGCACAGTGCACCATCATAGCCCCGCGCCCCGGCGGCTCGGGCCGCCTTGCCCTCCCTTTGGGCCCCCGGCCCTCGGGCCCCCAGGCCCCGCCGCTGCGCTCCGCCTGTTATCTCGGCTGCCGCTGCGCGAGTCCGGTCCAGACCAAGACTCAGCCGGTCAAGTCCTTGGGTGATCGCTGGCCTGGCGCTGGGCtgccgggggtggggtggggagtggtggcGTTCACAGCCTCATGCCCCGGGCCGCGCTCCCCAGTGCTTGTTCCGGGCTCCCCCAGGTGTCTTGGGTGGCTGCTAGCCTTGGCGCTGCCGAGCGGCTTTCCCCGGTGGCGGTGGCGCCGGCACTTTCCCCCACTTTCAAGCGGTCCCGATCCTCATCTTTGTCTGGCCGCCGCCTAATTCGCGCATCCTTATTCAGATTTGGTGACGTGGCGCGGCACGTAGGGGGCCCGCCGGCCAATGGGCGCGTGGTGGCCATGGCAACCTCTTAAATTTATAGCATATCTAAATTGGCTACAGCGTTGCGGTCGGGACAGAGCAAAAAAAACAAGGCATCAGTATTGTTGAGTATTAGCTTGTACCTGGTTCCGAGGCTAAGTAAGTATTTACCTTCCCGtttggggctgggggatggggtcGCGCGATCTGaaaacttctctcttcctctctctctccttacaaACATTTGGGGGCCAGGATTCCAGGGCCTAGTGGGGGCAGGGACCCCTGCCGCCTTTGCCATCCTGGGAACTTGCAGAAGTTGCCTGAGGTCCGCTGCGCTATGTCcgcctcctcttccccagcccagcccgTCCAGATTGGACTCTTTCAGCCCGCGTCCCTGGGGTCCgcgctggagctgcagcagcgcAGCTCCCCGGACTCCCAGAGTCGGCTCCCTTTGTCATACAcggggctggggcccagccagGCCTTTctcatggaaagaaagagagggacagagagagagagagagagaaagccttgTGGCTTGGATATCCTTCCTCGCGCAGGCCTAGGCCCAGGTTGGGGGGCCGGGGACGTGTCATCTGGCCTTGTCCGAGACCCCGGAATTTCAGGCCTGAGCGCGCCGCCCATGGGCCT
This genomic interval carries:
- the LHX5 gene encoding LIM/homeobox protein Lhx5 gives rise to the protein MMVHCAGCERPILDRFLLNVLDRAWHIKCVQCCECKANLSEKCFSREGKLYCKNDFFRRFGTKCAGCAQGISPSDLVRKARSKVFHLNCFTCMVCNKQLSTGEELYVIDENKFVCKDDYLSSSSLKEGSLNSVSSCTDRSLSPDLQDPLQDDPKETDNSTSSDKETANNENEEQNSGTKRRGPRTTIKAKQLETLKAAFAATPKPTRHIREQLAQETGLNMRVIQVWFQNRRSKERRMKQLSALGARRHAFFRSPRRMRPLGGRLDESEMLGSTPYTYYGDYQGDYYAPGGNYDFFAHGPPSQAQSPADSSFLAASGPGSTPLGALEPPLAGPHAADNPRFTDMISHPDTPSPEPGLPGALHPMPGEVFSGGPSPPFPMSGTSGYSGPLSHPNPELNEAAVW